The region AGTGACCATGGGCGACAACCGTGAAACAGAAAGTTGGCTATTTGAGAAACAAGTTGTCGAAGGACGATGATTTTCACTGTTCACCTCTTTTCCGATCATGATCGATTGCGGTTCACCTTACTTGTTCGGAACATACTCCAAACtcttgaaaacaaaatttgNGAGGTGAGGCGACCTCATAAGTGAATCTGAGGGGATCGTATGGCTGGATCTGAATACGTCTNACTTTTCGCCGAGGTTGCTCCTCCGTGGATGCTTTTCCTTGTGGGGATATCCTCCAATTTCTTCAGCTACTTTATGATTTGGCTCTCCGTTTCTAACTATCTCCCAAAACCCCATNAACCATACATCTACTAAACTCGGGGTGCGACCCCCTGTGTGCCGGTCAGCTACTAAGTCATCCTACGTTGCTCCACGTCCCCCGCTCAGNACTATCTCCCAAAACCCCATTTATGGCTAATGTTTGTTTACATCTATATTAGTTCTAATTCACAAAACTTCCCCAACACCGCCGTTATGGTCACTAGCGTTGGAAATTTTCCTGATCAACGGGGTATCATTTTGGGCCTTCNTGCTCTGTCTCAACGGTACGGTATCGGAGTAGAGAGGAAAGTGGAGGCTCTGATGATACTACCCACACTGCTCAACTCTAGCGGGCTACCTNGGGTATCATTTTGGGCCTTCAAAAGGGTTTCGTTGGCCTCGGTGGTGCCATCCtaactcaaattaatttagcAATCCACGGCAACCAAAATTCTNTGTGGTGTTTTACTATTCTTTCTAGGGTGGAACTTGGTGGCTTAGACTTGGATTCATGCATCTCTAGGATTCTCGTGCCTACTCTCACANCATAGCGGTGTTCCTCTTGTTTCTCACCATAACCAAGAGAAACATTGCTTTCTCTCAGGCGGGCTATGCCGGTGGCGTCGCGGTCATCGTTATCTTAATCTGTCTACCCCTTCTGATAGCTATTAAAGAAGaactttttctcttcaaacNAAGTTCACACGCAACAGTTCATGaaataaatcacaatattAATTTCACAGTTAAATAGGGAAGAGTANTATTCCCCGTGAAGAACTtaaggaaatttcaaaaaattctttGCCGAGTGTCTCAAATGTATGTAAGGAGCCGCAAAGAGGAGAAGATTTCAGCANCTCCTTAGAGTGGTTCGATCAAACTCGACTTACTCCACTCACCAATCACCTattgagaattttgaaaagaatcTTACTTGACTCTTTCCACGTATCAGAGTAAAACTGCTAGAaactctttttacgagtttaaaagcaaactcaatcctttctaCAACTCAAGATCAAAGCGTTATAgttgttgaaattttaaagaatacaGATGAGTTCAAGAGTAAATTTATCATTTGAATATTCAAAAcaatataatcaaaatataatataactctctctcaagaataagattaaaaaaaaaaaaaaaagtgaaagttTGGAAAGTCAACACAGAACTTTAGAAAAgtaaagaattgaagaaaggtAAAAATTGTGCATAAATTAGGAGAGTTTACAAAGGAAGATGGAGCAGCAAAAATCAGGGTATAAATGGTATATTTCATGAAATCATGTTGTTGTGAACATATCTAAAAAGATATATGGTGTAGGAGAGGAAGTTAGTGTTTGTTTCCGCTTGCGAAACCATTTTCCATCATTAAACTCTATCTATGTTGCGTTAGGTAAGATGTTTGGAACTGAATTTTCGGCACCAAATTGGGGACTCAAAATCTCATTCCcaattttcattcttcattctttattcttcattctttattCCTCATTCTCGTTCTCATTTTCAGCCAATTCTCGTTCTCATTTTAAGCCAATGTTGACACCTCTTATTcctaaataataatcaatttcTAGCGCCCATTAGTCCAGTTAGTGACCATGGGCGACAACCGTGAAACAGAAAGTTGGCTATTTGAGAAACAAGTTGTCGAAGGACGATGATTTTCACTGTTCACCTCTTTTCCGATCATGATCGATTGCGGTTCACCTTACTTGTTCGGAACATACTCCAAACtcttgaaaacaaaatttgactacAATCAAGCCCAACTTAATACCTTGGGATTTGCTAAAGATCTCGGCTCCAACCTCGGAGTTTTTGCCGGACTTTTCGCCGAGGTTGCTCCTCCGTGGATGCTTTTCCTTGTGGGGATATCCTCCAATTTCTTCAGCTACTTTATGATTTGGCTCTCCGTTTCTAACTATCTCCCAAAACCCCATTTATGGCTAATGTTTGTTTACATCTATATTAGTTCTAATTCACAAAACTTCCCCAACACCGCCGTTATGGTCACTAGCGTTGGAAATTTTCCTGATCAACGGGGTATCATTTTGGGCCTTCAAAAGGGTTTCGTTGGCCTCGGTGGTGCCATCCtaactcaaattaatttagcAATCCACGGCAACCAAAATTCTATCGATCTTCTCCTCCTTTCATGGCTACCCTCCATTGTATGTTTCTTGTGTTTTCTTCCAATTCGGACAATCAAAGCTCGAAAGCATCCACAGGAGCTCAAAGTGTTCTACCACTTGCTTTACGTGTCCATAGCCATAGCGGTGTTCCTCTTGTTTCTCACCATAACCAAGAGAAACATTGCTTTCTCTCAGGCGGGCTATGCCGGTGGCGTCGCGGTCATCGTTATCTTAATCTGTCTACCCCTTCTGATAGCTATTAAAGAAGaactttttctcttcaaactcgGTAAACAAACCATGAATCCTTCTGTTGTTGTTTCTATTCCCCGTGAAGAACTtaaggaaatttcaaaaaattctttGCCGAGTGTCTCAAATGTATGTAAGGAGCCGCAAAGAGGAGAAGATTTCAGCATCTTGCAAGCTCTTCTAAGCAAAGACATGGCTCTTATTTTCATAGCGACGGTTTCTGCATGTGGGTCGTCCATTGCAGCCATTGACAATCTTGGGCAGATCGCCGAGTCACTTAAATATCCAAATCATTCCATAAGTATTTTGGTTTCATGGATTTCcatattcaatttctttggTCGAGTCTTCTCCGGTTTCATCTCTGAGACCAAATACAAATTACCCCGTCCTTTCCTATTCGGTCTTACCCAAGTTTTCACTTGCATCGGCTTGCTCTCCATCGCATTCCCTTATATAAATTCAGTCTATGTAGCTTCCTTGATCATTGGGTTTGGCCTTGGAGCCCAAACTCCATTGATATTCGCCATAATCTCTTATCTCTTCGGCCTCAAACATTACTCGACACTGCTCAACTGTGGGCAACTGGCTGTCCCACTTGGATCTTATATAATGAACGTAGAAGTTATAGGGAAGTTTTATGATGCAGAAGCCACTAAAATTGGAAATGTGAAGAACGGGAAGGGCCTGACTTGTACTGGAACTCATTGCTTTAGTGAATCGTTCATGATTTTGGCTGNTTATTTTCATAGCGACGGTTTCTGCATGTGGGTCGTCCATTGCAGCCATTGACAATCNGTATCAGAGTAAAACTGCTAGAaactctttttacgagtttaaaagcaaactcaatcctttctaCAACTCAAGATCAAAGCGTTATAgttgttgaaattttaaagaatacaGATGAGTTCAAGAGTAAATTTATCATTTGAATATTCAAAAcaatataatcaaaatataatataactctctctcaagaataagattaaaaaaaaaaaaaaaagtgaaagttTGGAAAGTCAACACAGAACTTTAGAAAAgtaaagaattgaagaaaggtAAAAATTGTGCATAATCGCCGAGTCACTTAAATATCCAAATCATTCCATAAGTATTTTGGTTTCATGGATTTCcatattcaatttctttggTCGAGTCTTCTCCGGTTTCATCTCTGAAACCCTTATGACCAAATACAAATTACCTCGCCCTTTCATGTTCGGTCTTACCCAACTTTTCACCTGCACCAGCTTGCTCTCCATCGCATTCCCTTATATAAATTCAGTCTATGTAACTTTGTTGATCATTGGGTTTGGCCTTGGAGCCCAAACTCCATTGATATTCGCCATAATCTCTTATCTCTTCGGCCTCAAACATTACTCGACACTGCTCAACTGTGGGCAACTGGCTGTCCCACTTGGATCTTATATAATGAACGTAGAAGTTATAGGGAAGTTTTATGATGCAGAAGCCACTAAAATTGGAAATGTGAAGAACGGGAAGGGCCTGACTTGTACTGGAACTCATTGCTTTAGTGAATCGTTCATGATTTTGGCTGCAGTGACGTTGTTTGGAGCGATGGCTTCATTTGTGCTAGCTTATAGAACTCGAGACTTCTACAAAGGAGATGTATATAAGAAATACAGAGATGACATGGAGGTTAAGCATTCGAACGTTGAATTATATTCTTCCGATGATAAGAACAATGAACACAAAATGAAAACTGATGATCATAGTAAATAAGAGAAACTACTCAACAAAAGCATACTTACTTTAGGACCTTCTACTTTAGTTTTaaccttttgattttgtgttgttgatgtttcattcttttgtaAGGATTGCTNcaatataatcaaaatataatataactctctctcaagaataagattaaaaaaaaaaaaaaaagtgaaagttTGGAAAGTCAACACAGAACTTTAGAANAGTTATAGGGAAGTTTTATGATGCAGAAGCCACTAAAATTGGAAATGTGAAGAACGGGAAGGGCCTGACTTGTACTGGAACTCATTGCTTTAGTGAATCGTTCATGATTTTGGCTGCAGTGACGTTGTTTGGAGCGATGGCTTCATTTGTGCTAGCTTATAGAACTCGAGACTTCTACAAAGGAGATGTATATAAGAAATACAGAGATGACATGGAGGTTAAGCATTCGAACGTTGAATTATATTCTTCCGATGATAAGAACAATGAACACAAAATGAAAACTGATGATCATAGTAAATAAGAGAAACTACTCAACAAAAGCATACTTACTTTAGGACCTTCTACTTTAGTTTTaaccttttgattttgtgttgttgatgtttcattcttttgtaAGGATTGCTTTAATAGGTgaccatttataaatttattatcaaGAAAGTTAAATGACTAGTAAAACAATTTGTGGACATGGGAGGAAGggagtttgaaatttaatgttttttgaACATTAGTGGCACCtgtctttttatttctaaCCATTGACATAGTTTACATTTGATATGTCATATACAAAATAGAGACGGTTACTTTTGATTTAGAATGAAAATCGACTCgataatttctataatttaaaaaataatagttaatcaaatagatttttatataattcaacaaaaatttacaaaaagtaGGTTGTGAAAATCATTAACGAACATATCAAAAACAAAGtatatattcaaaacataAACTATCTAAACAATGACTTATATCTATATTCTACCGTGACTCGTTTTCtgaaattaatttgagttGGATGATTGAGAGTAGTCACCATTTTTTGAATAAGTCTCCTGAACCACAAACATTCTTGAGTAGCCATTGTAGCAGCTACATATTTTGCTTCACAACTGAACAAAGATACAATGCTTTGCTTTTTACTTCACCAAGAAATTGCAGTTGAACTTGTTGTGGAGCATCTGTCCTTCACATCAccagcccaatcagcatccacaaaactaCTTAAGAAAAATGACTTTGATTTCTCATACATTAATCCATAATTTAGAATGCCATCGATGTAACAAATAATCCTTTTTGCTGCAATTAAATGAGTCTCATGTGGCTTATCCATAAATTGACACACAACTCCTACTGAAAAAGCAATGTCTGGCCTCGTGATACGTAGGTGGCGCATCTTTTGTGGTTTGCTTACTATGCGTACCCATTTTAATCGCATGTAGAGAAGAGTTGTTGCTCTACAAACTCAACAAGCAAACCGCTGGTCCTTCTGTCCCAGTCTCCATGCTTCACCAAAACCCTCCCACCCTCGCTACCTCTGCCAGTTCGGAAGTCCCCGAGGTTTCGCCCTCGTGTTGCCAAAACATATGGAACAAGCCTGAAAGAGGGGAGGATTTCACCATCTTGCAAGCCGTGTTCAGCAAAGATATGGCTCTTATTTGCTTAGCTACATTTTCTGGATGTGGGTCCTCTCTAGCCGCTATAGATAATCTAGGTCAAGTTGGGGAATCACTTGGCTACCCACAACGAGCCATAGGCATCCTTGTTTCCTGGGTTTCCATATTCAATTTCTTCGGTCGAGTTTTCTCTGGCTTCATCTCAGAAACCCTGATGACCAAATACAAGTTACCTCGTCCTCTAACCTTTGCTTTTGCCTTTCTCATCACTTGCATTGGCCAGCTTTTCATCGCCTACCCTTTCCCAGGCTCCATCTACTTAGCTGCCATAATTATTGGGTTTGGATTTGGAGCTCAAAATCCAATGCTATTTGCTGTAATATCTAAGATGTTTGGTCTTAGACGTTACTCGACGCTGTTCAATTATGGGCTATTGGCAGCCCCATTTGGGTCTTACATACTGAACGGGGATGTTGTCGGGAAGCTGTACTATATGGAAGCTTTACGTGAACATAAGCAGATTGCGGGGAAGGGGTTAACTTGCACTGGAGCTCATTGCTTTGGTGGGTCTTTTACAAGACTCGAGAATTCTACAAAAGGGATGTGTATAAGAACTTTAACGAGGAGATATGGATCCACAAATCGAAATGGAGTTCTATCGGTTAGATAACAAGAAGAACATTGAGGATTAAATTCAAACCATTCGACTTTCAAACTCAAACCATTCGACTTTCAAACCCCGCATGCTCACTCAATTTGAGGGGAGATATTTTGTGAGAGGATGGATTCTTTCTTTGTATCCCACCACTTTTTtgtactaaatttttttacttttcattttaatgtaattattcatttcatttatgtaGGCCAAACATTTGTccttttctaaattatttaaaaaatatataaatatttaaaacttattagAGAAACTTCTAAAAAGTGAGCTCAGTCTTAAGTTGACGGATTTggtctttttaaaaattgaactcTCTAGTTATTGGGCTTGATGTCATTAAACTAGTGATGATcttttaagataaaatttcattagaaGACCTCTTTGTCGACCGAAACATGAAGTAtcgaaaaaaatgatttttctaCTAATTATAACGACCATATTATTCTACTGAAATAAAGCCGCAAACCACTATTACAAACATCACATGACTGTTAAGTGcagaaacattcatttaaaatagttcATAAACGATGTCTTGGACTTAAGTGTTCCAAGTaataatctttaaaacaacgtacaaaaatatatataaaatgaaaataaatgtcGTAACAACTGTGACAACatcagaaaaacaaaagaatgtcCTAATCTAACCTAAGGCTACAAAATAGACAAAAATGCAACTACCTAACATTGGTTTCATGACCTCCACCCTGACGCGGTTGTCATTTTTATAGGGgtgtcttacctttacctaaaatgtaagagtagcacatggctggagtgttttaagaaatactcagtaaataatcccactattggggtcgggtaatgcaaacacatggaacgtgatgggacctatccttttaatatatcataacataatgTGGCATAACATGACATAACAAAGCATAACATCGAACAACATAGCATAACTTAACATATCATGCATACATACGACACGTGTCGGGGCCTCGGGGCACGGGTCATCATACATTATGCAATTCATCCAACTAAGTCAATAAtagagccacttacttggctGGCCTATGCCCAAATCACTCAACAATCCTAAAACTTGTTTGAACCGAAGTTCAATTCAACCTATGTAACTCACGACAACATATTAAGACATATGACATACATAAATTACCTAAAAGTACCCGTTCATTTAACATTTagcttaaaatataatttatattggCCATTTAAAAGTCATACTAACTTTAAATGACTCTAATAAGGTCAAAATAGCTTTAGAGGGGCCAAAAACGTACGGAAGGAGGCCAAAAACCTTAATCCAACCCGAATAAGCAGATTAGAAGTCGTGGAGCACTGAGTCGATTTTAAGCTAAGCCAAGCTGAAGACAGTGGCATGTACAGGTCAAAATTGTGATCGAGTTCGATTTGTGGGTCGATTTTTGGGACAGGAGTGCACGCGAGTTGTAGAACTGAGTCAGGGCAGGAGCGCACGCGATGTGCCATCGAGGAGGttgagtcccgaaggggggttgacacgaggcggtgtgccagtaaggacttTGGCCCCAATGGGGAGTTGattgaggggtcccacattgattggagaagggaatgagtgctagtGAGTACGCTTGGCCcggaaggggggtgaattgtaagatcccacatcagttggggaggagaacaaaacaccctttacaagggtgtggaaacctctccctagcagacatgttttaaaaaccttgatgggaagctcgaaaaggaaagtccaaaggacaatatctgctagcggttgCTCGGgcaaacctctccttagcagacgcattttaaaaaccttgagagaaagttcgaaaagaaaagcacagAGAGGACAACATCgactagtggtgggtttggatgGTTACATTTAAAGGGacaattctttaaaaaaaaattgaagggaaATAACTTTTGGAAAGCCAAATTTAGCCaagtttttcataattatttgagCCAAGTTTTTCTTGGTTAATTAAATGGTatgaactaattttttatagaattttttatgaaaaacttttcaactttgatgaagaacaAAGTTGAAATGAGTTGGGTGGAAAACAtatgaaaatgggaagaacTGAACTTTAATGAGTTATGCTCAAAAATAGAACTTGATATGTGCTGGTATCATACGTTCAAATAAACATGGTCTCCCAATAGAGCTCCTACTTTTTTGCCTCTCAAATGGAAGAGAGGCCATATGTGTACTTAATAGTTATCAGATACAAGGGTCGTTCTCTTTTAGAACTTGACATGACGTTATGGATCTGTTCACCAACTAATATTTTGTagataaaaatttgatattgatCAAATTTATTCCACGATGATCCTAGAAAATCATTCAATATTAGAACTAAAACGAGGTAGTGCatcataattttaagataaacAAGATCACGATGTAGGCATAAATAAAGTGGCTAACTAATTTATCTTAAAGATCCTATACTAAACCTTAAGGATCAGATGTGCTCAAATGTCATCTCCAACCATGGATATGACAACCTTAGAAGGTGAATAgagttttaaataaataaaaagtatttaaatatgcttaattttccaaattatCAAACTTTTTAGATCAATTAAAAATCACAATTACACATCAAGTATGgaaataattcaaaacaataaaataatcacaATATTAATTCCACAGCTAAACAGGTAAGAGGAAGAGCATATAACATGGTAGTCTTTACGGTTGGATCAAActcaaatctttcttttgacTCTTTCCACATATCAGAATAAGATTGCAGCAAACTGTTTTTTGGGAGTTTAAAAGTAAACTCAATTCTTTCTATGACTCAAGATAAAACGGTTActgatattaaaattttgaagaatacaTCACAGCTCATTTgaagagtagatttacaatttgaatattcaaaaCAATATTCTCCTAATACAATATatctctcaagaataagattaaaaactgaaaagagaaaatttagaGAGATGAACCATAAGAGTTTAAAAAGGAAGATGGagtagcaaaaaaaaaatcattgtaTATATGGTatatttcatgaaattataGTGTTGTGAAATTATATTGTTTTGTGAAAAAGATATATAAGGGGTAGGAGAGGAAATTGCGGTTTGTTTGAGCCTGCCAAACCATTTTCCATCAATAAACTCTATCTATGTTGTGTTAGGTAAGATGTTTGGAACTCAATTTCCAATTATGTTGTGTTAGGTAAGATGTTTGGAACTGAATTTCCAATTGGGGACTCAAAATCTCATTcccaattttctttcttctttcttctttcttctttcttctttcttccttattCCTTATTCCTTATTCCTTATTCCTTATTCCTTATTCCTTATTCCTCGTTCCGTGTTCCGtatttctcattctcattcccATTTTCAGCCAATGCTGACACCTCTTATTCTTAAGGAATAATCAATTTCTAGCGCCCATTAGTCCAGTTAGTGACCATGGGTGACAACCGTGAAACAGAAAGTTGGCTATTTGTGAAACAAGTTGTTGTTGGACGATGGTTTTCAGTGTTCACCTCTTTTCCGATTATGATCGGCTGCAGTTCACCTTACTTGTTCGGAACATAATCCAAACTCTTAAAAACAAAGTTCGACTACAATCAAACCCAGCTTAATACCTTGGGATTTGCAAAAGATCTCGGCTCCAACCTCGGAGTTTTTGCCAGGCTTTTCGCCGAGGTGGCTCCTCCGTGGATGCTTTTCTTTGTGGGATATCCTCCAATTTCTTCGGCTACTTTATGATTTGGCTCTCTGTTTCTAACTACGTCCAAAAACTTCATTTATGGCTAATGTTTGTTTACATCTACATTACTTCTAATTCACAGAACTTCCCCAACACCGCCATTATGGTCACTAGCGTCAGAAATTTTTTCGATCAACGCGGTATCATTTTGGGCCTTCTCAAGGGTTTTGTTGGCCTCGGTGGGGCCATCCtaactcaaattaatttagcAATTTATGGCAACCAAAATTCTATCGatcttctcctccttctttcATGGCTACCATCCATTGTATGTTTCTTGTGTTTTCTTCCAATTCGTTCAATCAAAGCTCGGAAGCATCCACAGGAGCTCAAAGTGTTCTTCCACTTGCTTTACGTGTCCATAGCGATAGCAGTGTTCCTCTTGTTTCTCACCATAACTCAGAGAAACATTGCTTTCTCTCAGGCTGGCTATGTCGGTGGTGTCGTGGTCATCGTCGTCTTAATCTTTCTGCCTCTTCTGATAGCTATTAAAGAAGaactttttctcttcaaactcgGTAAACAAACCAAGAATCCTTCGGTTGTTGTTTCGATTCCCCCTAAACAACttgagaaaatttcaaaaacttatTTGTCGAGGGTCTCAAATGTATCTAAGGAGCTGCAAAGAGGAGAAGATTTCAGCATCTTATAAGCTCTTCTAAGCAAAGACATGACTCTTATTTTCATAGCAACGGTGTCTGCATGTGGGTCGTCCGTTGCCGCCATGGACAATCTTGGGCAAATCGCCGAGTCACTTAAATATCCAAATCATTCCATAAGTATTTTGGTTTCATGGATTTCcatattcaatttctttggTTGGGTCTTCTTCGGTTTCATCTCTGAAACCCTTATGACCAAATACAAATTACCTCGCCCTTTCATGTTCGGTCTTACCCAACTTTTTACCTGCACCGGCTTGCTCTCCATCGCATTCCCTTATATTAATTCAGTCTATGTAGCTTTGTTGATCATTGGGTTTGGCCTTGGAGCCCAAACTTCATTGATATTCGCCATAATCTCTGATCTCTTCGGCCTCAAACATTACTCAACACTGCTCAACTGTGGGCAATCCCACTTGGATCTTATATAATGAACGTGGAAGTAATAGGGAGGTTTTACGACTATCTAAGCTTTTGGGAGTTCCTGAGGTACCTAAGGTAGTTTTCATGCATATCATAAACCAAAATGTGGTTTAGAGGAAGTTCACGTAACCTAGGGCCGCAGGATCTCTTGAATGGCCTGAATTCGAACCTACGCGCGAAGAGCccaattgatttcaaacttGTGGCGttagccactcaagcacatcaacatttgttagaaaaaactatgtttaatttcataaattatgtaaaagtcaaatggtcaatttgacttattctttgtggagattaaaggggatcgggaataaatctcgtccacaaacatctcgaataaatcccgtccacaaacgtcttttatcgggagactataaatacccacaatatgttatgtaaaattcagattcgtggatgaatgtaactcagatctcaaattgagacgtttttcttagaaatccgagcatcatatttgtcatttctaagtttcaagcaattcttgtggtagaattgcacccgagccattcaatcaagccttgatcaagttagattgtggagtgactcaatttagaacaaggttccaaatcttgcttctagatcttcgatcgtaagaggtaatctaattctagccttatctcttggttgatccaaatttcgtataaggaggtgttaaatACTTTGATTCGAGGGTTCTTGCtaaaacaaaagcttggatcgttcagctgaggattagggttgccttatcagtttggtatcagagcgtaGGTTGCATCTTTGTGGCCAACTccagaattgattttatctttaatttcttctaTTGTTTATCGTCTCTTTAAAtctgtcatttattttcttactgtCATTTCCAACGTTCTTCATTATCTTCCTACTTTGTTCATAATGTCCTGTTAAAGATCATATTTagatcttgaaagaaaaaaaaaattcttatcaTATTGTTCTTAATAAATCCTTATCATTAGACCATTTGCacatttatttgaagatcaaataaatttcaattctcattttttccaTAAAGCATATAAATCTGGAATTGTTGTGTTCGATCTTCACGATCATTCTTTGtcccttatttatttgttcatttcttgttttattttgttgttactaCATAATTACCTTGTCTTGATTGTCTTGAATAGCTCGTACTATCAAAATTGCTTTA is a window of Cucurbita pepo subsp. pepo cultivar mu-cu-16 unplaced genomic scaffold, ASM280686v2 Cp4.1_scaffold000258, whole genome shotgun sequence DNA encoding:
- the LOC111784662 gene encoding probable transporter MCH1, translating into MLHQNPPTLATSASSEVPEVSPSCCQNIWNKPERGEDFTILQAVFSKDMALICLATFSGCGSSLAAIDNLGQVGESLGYPQRAIGILVSWVSIFNFFGRVFSGFISETLMTKYKLPRPLTFAFAFLITCIGQLFIAYPFPGSIYLAAIIIGFGFGAQNPMLFAVISKMFGLRRYSTLFNYGLLAAPFGSYILNGDVVGKLYYMEALREHKQIAGKGLTCTGAHCFGGSFTRLENSTKGMCIRTLTRRYGSTNRNGVLSVR
- the LOC111784661 gene encoding uncharacterized protein LOC111784661, giving the protein MIDCGSPYLFGTYSKLLKTKFDYNQAQLNTLGFAKDLGSNLGVFAGLFAEVAPPWMLFLVGISSNFFSYFMIWLSVSNYLPKPHLWLMFVYIYISSNSQNFPNTAVMVTSVGNFPDQRGIILGLQKGFVGLGGAILTQINLAIHGNQNSIDLLLLSWLPSIVCFLCFLPIRTIKARKHPQELKVFYHLLYVSIAIAVFLLFLTITKRNIAFSQAGYAGGVAVIVILICLPLLIAIKEELFLFKLGKQTMNPSVVVSIPREELKEISKNSLPSVSNVCKEPQRGEDFSILQALLSKDMALIFIATVSACGSSIAAIDNLGQIAESLKYPNHSISILVSWISIFNFFGRVFSGFISETKYKLPRPFLFGLTQVFTCIGLLSIAFPYINSVYVASLIIGFGLGAQTPLIFAIISYLFGLKHYSTLLNCGQLAVPLGSYIMNVEVIGKFYDAEATKIGNVKNGKGLTCTGTHCFSESFMILAXYFHSDGFCMWVVHCSH